Proteins from one Triticum aestivum cultivar Chinese Spring chromosome 7A, IWGSC CS RefSeq v2.1, whole genome shotgun sequence genomic window:
- the LOC123149257 gene encoding uncharacterized protein isoform X4, whose amino-acid sequence MRRLSRRPSPGASKTVRGRRAAAWEEAAHAMDKDDLQNSDPTMDEEESSDGSFSTRFSAPRLREVADNELNDKKRALLEKSSFGSLMKISPFYVPLELIDWVVMKIDTQRSLFSHKKKTILFTRDMVHKIFNVPSGPRAVELLKRNERCELRDIYRIGTRAPMKKSISVIKEAADDDAITLERTWVLLCLALVLVPGTGNMVSMDYLASLKDLDEINEFVWDEHVLATALREARKYQQNREAGASGFWIGGCLPMFALIYMDFLEVPRSLVSEGTFKYSLHRACFVRDADFKLVTEFDRNKLALDKVEFGKRNHRSLSQTPYAILDADKNCEGQTQNHQANASNRAAKPNTQVRGDGDLGGEFCGSLDEWLQPLPSCEELEIPLQLKPIYEKHKKLYMAELKNVVTSFGKVLQSTFCKRLGYMLLEAHSNATSNQEHRREGGDLTFVVPRVNAASSEERTGAVSFGIPTATAAGVVAGSSTCTLSEPDIRVEEGADEQNKSTATVVSAALKGRECSVLGGKVGVEAEHGEGGTAGRSTSPRVQCSEGAVLQQVRSSNHCRGKDFVEQDEVAIQGGKVIPQDACNINASGADDNVETPVLSQGTLQAIAVTALEWEDGPCCALFKEGTEDYEWFNQKIERPVKPVQTSNTSSSDVPNSTSSGPTFDSTPHFERPSNPTPATIGTAPKLPRQNDIPGPVFDVSPILFKTPSSDGPQVVLHEALEVNVEARDGSDSHGKQSKKKMMALSPDIVPMMKKIKVDAHGGALHQQTFTGL is encoded by the exons ATGCGACGGTTGTCGCGGCGTCCATCCCCCGGGGCGTCGAAGACTGTGCGAGGACGAcgagcggcggcgtgggaggaggcAGCTCATGCCATGGACAAGGACGATCTACAAAACAG CGATCCAACAATGGATGAGGAAGAATCTTCTGATGGATCTTTTTCAACGCGCTTTTCAGCTCCCCGTTTGCGTGAGGTTGCAGACAATGAGCTGAATGATAAAAAGAGAGCATTGCTAGAGAAGTCTAGTTTTGGGTCGTTGATGAAGATCAGTCCATTTTATGTACCCCTTGAGCTGATTGACTGGGTAGTTATGAAAATAGACACTCAGCGTTCTTTGTTTAG TCATAAAAAGAAGACTATATTATTCACTAGAGACATGGTGCACAAAATTTTTAATGTCCCATCCGGACCAAGGGCAGTGGAGCTGCTAAAGAGGAATGAACGTTGTGAGTTGCGCGACATTTATCGAATAGGTACAAGGGCTCCAATGAAGAAATCAATTTCTGTAATCAAGGAAGCAGCGGACGATGATGCCATTACTCTAGAGAGGACTTGGGTTCTTTTATGCCTTGCTCTTGTCTTAGTTCCTGGTACCGGCAACATGGTCTCTATGGATTATCTTGCAAGTTTGAAGGACCTGGATGAAATCAATGAGTTTGTGTGGGATGAGCATGTTTTGGCAACTGCATTGAGGGAGGCGAGGAAGTACCAACAAAATAGGGAGGCTGGGGCAAGTGGCTTCTGGATAGGTGGCTGTCTACCTATGTTTGCG TTAATTTACATGGATTTCCTGGAGGTGCCCCGGTCTTTGGTTAGTGAGGGGACATTCAAGTACTCGCTCCATAGGGCTTGCTTCGTGCGCGATGCAGATTTCAAGTTGGTTACAGAGTTTGACAGGAACAAGCTTGCTCTTGATAAGGTTGAATTTGGGAAGCGCAAT CATCGCTCTCTGTCTCAGACACCTTATGCAATATTGGATGCAGACAAGAATTGTGAGGGCCAGACTCAAAATCATCAGGCAAATGCCAGTAATAGAGCTGCCAAACCCAACACACAAGTCAGGGGTGATGGTGACTTAGGCGGCGAGTTTTGTGGCTCTCTGGACGAGTGGCTGCAACCACTCCCTTCATGCGAAGAGTTGGAG ATTCCGTTGCAACTGAAGCCTATATATGAGAAGCACAAAAAGCTTTATATGGCAGAGTTGAAGAATGTTGTCACGTCTTTTGGGAAGGTGTTGCAGTCAACTTTCTGCAAGCGTTTAGGCTATATGTTGCTGGAAGCCCACTCCAATGCAACGTCAAACCAGGAGCACAGAAGAGAAGGTGGAGACTTGACCTTTGTCGTCCCGAGAGTCAATGCAGCAAGCAGCGAGGAGCGCACAGGAGCTGTGTCATTTGGCATCCCAACAGCCACCGCAGCAGGAGTTGTTGCCGGCTCTTCTACATGCACATTGTCGGAGCCTGATATCCGGGTAGAAGAAGGTGCTGATGAGCAGAACAAGTCAACAGCTACTGTTGTAAGTGCTGCTCTAAAAGGAAGGGAGTGCAGTGTATTAGGTGGAAAAGTTGGGGTGGAGGCGGAACACGGAGAGGGGGGAACAGCGGGTCGAAGCACAAGCCCCCGAGTGCAGTGTTCTGAGGGTGCTGTGTTGCAACAAGTCAGGAGTAGCAATCATTGTCGAGGGAAGGATTTTGTGGAGCAGGACGAAGTTGCAATTCAGGGTGGCAAGGTGATCCCCCAAGATGCTTGCAACATCAATGCCTCGGGGGCTGATGACAATGTTGAAACGCCAGTTCTTTCACAGGGCACATTGCAGGCAATTGCTGTAACTGCCTTAGAGTGGGAAGATGGCCCATGTTGTGCTCTTTTCAAGGAGGGGACCGAAGACTATGAGTGGTTCAATCAAAAAATAGAGAGACCAGTCAAGCCTGTGCAGACATCAAATACTTCTAGCTCTGATGTGCCGAATTCAACCTCATCAGGGCCAACTTTCGACAGCACTCCTCATTTTGAAAGGCCAAGCAACCCGACACCTGCAACAATTGGCACAGCTCCAAAGCTTCCAAGGCAAAATGACATTCCAGGGCCTGTGTTCGATGTGTCCCCCATCTTATTCAAAACACCATCATCGGATGGACCTCAAG TGGTTTTGCACGAAGCATTGGAGGTCAATGTTGAGGCCAGGGACGGGTCTGACAGTCATGGTAAGCAGTCAAAGAAGAAAATGATGGCCCTCTCTCCTGACATTGTGCCAATGATGAAGAAAATTAAGGTCGATGCACATGGTGGTGCCTTACACCAGCA AACTTTCACGGGTCTCTAA
- the LOC123149257 gene encoding uncharacterized protein isoform X6, with protein MRRLSRRPSPGASKTVRGRRAAAWEEAAHAMDKDDLQNSDPTMDEEESSDGSFSTRFSAPRLREVADNELNDKKRALLEKSSFGSLMKISPFYVPLELIDWVVMKIDTQRSLFSHKKKTILFTRDMVHKIFNVPSGPRAVELLKRNERCELRDIYRIGTRAPMKKSISVIKEAADDDAITLERTWVLLCLALVLVPGTGNMVSMDYLASLKDLDEINEFVWDEHVLATALREARKYQQNREAGASGFWIGGCLPMFALIYMDFLEVPRSLVSEGTFKYSLHRACFVRDADFKLVTEFDRNKLALDKVEFGKRNHRSLSQTPYAILDADKNCEGQTQNHQANASNRAAKPNTQVRGDGDLGGEFCGSLDEWLQPLPSCEELEIPLQLKPIYEKHKKLYMAELKNVVTSFGKVLQSTFCKRLGYMLLEAHSNATSNQEHRREGGDLTFVVPRVNAASSEERTGAVSFGIPTATAAGVVAGSSTCTLSEPDIRVEEGADEQNKSTATVVSAALKGRECSVLGGKVGVEAEHGEGGTAGRSTSPRVQCSEGAVLQQVRSSNHCRGKDFVEQDEVAIQGGKVIPQDACNINASGADDNVETPVLSQGTLQAIAVTALEWEDGPCCALFKEGTEDYEWFNQKIERPVKPVQTSNTSSSDVPNSTSSGPTFDSTPHFERPSNPTPATIGTAPKLPRQNDIPGPVFDVSPILFKTPSSDGPQVVLHEALEVNVEARDGSDSHGKQSKKKMMALSPDIVPMMKKIKMKEF; from the exons ATGCGACGGTTGTCGCGGCGTCCATCCCCCGGGGCGTCGAAGACTGTGCGAGGACGAcgagcggcggcgtgggaggaggcAGCTCATGCCATGGACAAGGACGATCTACAAAACAG CGATCCAACAATGGATGAGGAAGAATCTTCTGATGGATCTTTTTCAACGCGCTTTTCAGCTCCCCGTTTGCGTGAGGTTGCAGACAATGAGCTGAATGATAAAAAGAGAGCATTGCTAGAGAAGTCTAGTTTTGGGTCGTTGATGAAGATCAGTCCATTTTATGTACCCCTTGAGCTGATTGACTGGGTAGTTATGAAAATAGACACTCAGCGTTCTTTGTTTAG TCATAAAAAGAAGACTATATTATTCACTAGAGACATGGTGCACAAAATTTTTAATGTCCCATCCGGACCAAGGGCAGTGGAGCTGCTAAAGAGGAATGAACGTTGTGAGTTGCGCGACATTTATCGAATAGGTACAAGGGCTCCAATGAAGAAATCAATTTCTGTAATCAAGGAAGCAGCGGACGATGATGCCATTACTCTAGAGAGGACTTGGGTTCTTTTATGCCTTGCTCTTGTCTTAGTTCCTGGTACCGGCAACATGGTCTCTATGGATTATCTTGCAAGTTTGAAGGACCTGGATGAAATCAATGAGTTTGTGTGGGATGAGCATGTTTTGGCAACTGCATTGAGGGAGGCGAGGAAGTACCAACAAAATAGGGAGGCTGGGGCAAGTGGCTTCTGGATAGGTGGCTGTCTACCTATGTTTGCG TTAATTTACATGGATTTCCTGGAGGTGCCCCGGTCTTTGGTTAGTGAGGGGACATTCAAGTACTCGCTCCATAGGGCTTGCTTCGTGCGCGATGCAGATTTCAAGTTGGTTACAGAGTTTGACAGGAACAAGCTTGCTCTTGATAAGGTTGAATTTGGGAAGCGCAAT CATCGCTCTCTGTCTCAGACACCTTATGCAATATTGGATGCAGACAAGAATTGTGAGGGCCAGACTCAAAATCATCAGGCAAATGCCAGTAATAGAGCTGCCAAACCCAACACACAAGTCAGGGGTGATGGTGACTTAGGCGGCGAGTTTTGTGGCTCTCTGGACGAGTGGCTGCAACCACTCCCTTCATGCGAAGAGTTGGAG ATTCCGTTGCAACTGAAGCCTATATATGAGAAGCACAAAAAGCTTTATATGGCAGAGTTGAAGAATGTTGTCACGTCTTTTGGGAAGGTGTTGCAGTCAACTTTCTGCAAGCGTTTAGGCTATATGTTGCTGGAAGCCCACTCCAATGCAACGTCAAACCAGGAGCACAGAAGAGAAGGTGGAGACTTGACCTTTGTCGTCCCGAGAGTCAATGCAGCAAGCAGCGAGGAGCGCACAGGAGCTGTGTCATTTGGCATCCCAACAGCCACCGCAGCAGGAGTTGTTGCCGGCTCTTCTACATGCACATTGTCGGAGCCTGATATCCGGGTAGAAGAAGGTGCTGATGAGCAGAACAAGTCAACAGCTACTGTTGTAAGTGCTGCTCTAAAAGGAAGGGAGTGCAGTGTATTAGGTGGAAAAGTTGGGGTGGAGGCGGAACACGGAGAGGGGGGAACAGCGGGTCGAAGCACAAGCCCCCGAGTGCAGTGTTCTGAGGGTGCTGTGTTGCAACAAGTCAGGAGTAGCAATCATTGTCGAGGGAAGGATTTTGTGGAGCAGGACGAAGTTGCAATTCAGGGTGGCAAGGTGATCCCCCAAGATGCTTGCAACATCAATGCCTCGGGGGCTGATGACAATGTTGAAACGCCAGTTCTTTCACAGGGCACATTGCAGGCAATTGCTGTAACTGCCTTAGAGTGGGAAGATGGCCCATGTTGTGCTCTTTTCAAGGAGGGGACCGAAGACTATGAGTGGTTCAATCAAAAAATAGAGAGACCAGTCAAGCCTGTGCAGACATCAAATACTTCTAGCTCTGATGTGCCGAATTCAACCTCATCAGGGCCAACTTTCGACAGCACTCCTCATTTTGAAAGGCCAAGCAACCCGACACCTGCAACAATTGGCACAGCTCCAAAGCTTCCAAGGCAAAATGACATTCCAGGGCCTGTGTTCGATGTGTCCCCCATCTTATTCAAAACACCATCATCGGATGGACCTCAAG TGGTTTTGCACGAAGCATTGGAGGTCAATGTTGAGGCCAGGGACGGGTCTGACAGTCATGGTAAGCAGTCAAAGAAGAAAATGATGGCCCTCTCTCCTGACATTGTGCCAATGATGAAGAAAATTAAG ATGAAGGAGTTTTAA
- the LOC123149257 gene encoding uncharacterized protein isoform X5: MRRLSRRPSPGASKTVRGRRAAAWEEAAHAMDKDDLQNSDPTMDEEESSDGSFSTRFSAPRLREVADNELNDKKRALLEKSSFGSLMKISPFYVPLELIDWVVMKIDTQRSLFSHKKKTILFTRDMVHKIFNVPSGPRAVELLKRNERCELRDIYRIGTRAPMKKSISVIKEAADDDAITLERTWVLLCLALVLVPGTGNMVSMDYLASLKDLDEINEFVWDEHVLATALREARKYQQNREAGASGFWIGGCLPMFALIYMDFLEVPRSLVSEGTFKYSLHRACFVRDADFKLVTEFDRNKLALDKVEFGKRNHRSLSQTPYAILDADKNCEGQTQNHQANASNRAAKPNTQVRGDGDLGGEFCGSLDEWLQPLPSCEELEIPLQLKPIYEKHKKLYMAELKNVVTSFGKVLQSTFCKRLGYMLLEAHSNATSNQEHRREGGDLTFVVPRVNAASSEERTGAVSFGIPTATAAGVVAGSSTCTLSEPDIRVEEGADEQNKSTATVVSAALKGRECSVLGGKVGVEAEHGEGGTAGRSTSPRVQCSEGAVLQQVRSSNHCRGKDFVEQDEVAIQGGKVIPQDACNINASGADDNVETPVLSQGTLQAIAVTALEWEDGPCCALFKEGTEDYEWFNQKIERPVKPVQTSNTSSSDVPNSTSSGPTFDSTPHFERPSNPTPATIGTAPKLPRQNDIPGPVFDVSPILFKTPSSDGPQVVLHEALEVNVEARDGSDSHGKQSKKKMMALSPDIVPMMKKIKVDAHGGALHQQ; encoded by the exons ATGCGACGGTTGTCGCGGCGTCCATCCCCCGGGGCGTCGAAGACTGTGCGAGGACGAcgagcggcggcgtgggaggaggcAGCTCATGCCATGGACAAGGACGATCTACAAAACAG CGATCCAACAATGGATGAGGAAGAATCTTCTGATGGATCTTTTTCAACGCGCTTTTCAGCTCCCCGTTTGCGTGAGGTTGCAGACAATGAGCTGAATGATAAAAAGAGAGCATTGCTAGAGAAGTCTAGTTTTGGGTCGTTGATGAAGATCAGTCCATTTTATGTACCCCTTGAGCTGATTGACTGGGTAGTTATGAAAATAGACACTCAGCGTTCTTTGTTTAG TCATAAAAAGAAGACTATATTATTCACTAGAGACATGGTGCACAAAATTTTTAATGTCCCATCCGGACCAAGGGCAGTGGAGCTGCTAAAGAGGAATGAACGTTGTGAGTTGCGCGACATTTATCGAATAGGTACAAGGGCTCCAATGAAGAAATCAATTTCTGTAATCAAGGAAGCAGCGGACGATGATGCCATTACTCTAGAGAGGACTTGGGTTCTTTTATGCCTTGCTCTTGTCTTAGTTCCTGGTACCGGCAACATGGTCTCTATGGATTATCTTGCAAGTTTGAAGGACCTGGATGAAATCAATGAGTTTGTGTGGGATGAGCATGTTTTGGCAACTGCATTGAGGGAGGCGAGGAAGTACCAACAAAATAGGGAGGCTGGGGCAAGTGGCTTCTGGATAGGTGGCTGTCTACCTATGTTTGCG TTAATTTACATGGATTTCCTGGAGGTGCCCCGGTCTTTGGTTAGTGAGGGGACATTCAAGTACTCGCTCCATAGGGCTTGCTTCGTGCGCGATGCAGATTTCAAGTTGGTTACAGAGTTTGACAGGAACAAGCTTGCTCTTGATAAGGTTGAATTTGGGAAGCGCAAT CATCGCTCTCTGTCTCAGACACCTTATGCAATATTGGATGCAGACAAGAATTGTGAGGGCCAGACTCAAAATCATCAGGCAAATGCCAGTAATAGAGCTGCCAAACCCAACACACAAGTCAGGGGTGATGGTGACTTAGGCGGCGAGTTTTGTGGCTCTCTGGACGAGTGGCTGCAACCACTCCCTTCATGCGAAGAGTTGGAG ATTCCGTTGCAACTGAAGCCTATATATGAGAAGCACAAAAAGCTTTATATGGCAGAGTTGAAGAATGTTGTCACGTCTTTTGGGAAGGTGTTGCAGTCAACTTTCTGCAAGCGTTTAGGCTATATGTTGCTGGAAGCCCACTCCAATGCAACGTCAAACCAGGAGCACAGAAGAGAAGGTGGAGACTTGACCTTTGTCGTCCCGAGAGTCAATGCAGCAAGCAGCGAGGAGCGCACAGGAGCTGTGTCATTTGGCATCCCAACAGCCACCGCAGCAGGAGTTGTTGCCGGCTCTTCTACATGCACATTGTCGGAGCCTGATATCCGGGTAGAAGAAGGTGCTGATGAGCAGAACAAGTCAACAGCTACTGTTGTAAGTGCTGCTCTAAAAGGAAGGGAGTGCAGTGTATTAGGTGGAAAAGTTGGGGTGGAGGCGGAACACGGAGAGGGGGGAACAGCGGGTCGAAGCACAAGCCCCCGAGTGCAGTGTTCTGAGGGTGCTGTGTTGCAACAAGTCAGGAGTAGCAATCATTGTCGAGGGAAGGATTTTGTGGAGCAGGACGAAGTTGCAATTCAGGGTGGCAAGGTGATCCCCCAAGATGCTTGCAACATCAATGCCTCGGGGGCTGATGACAATGTTGAAACGCCAGTTCTTTCACAGGGCACATTGCAGGCAATTGCTGTAACTGCCTTAGAGTGGGAAGATGGCCCATGTTGTGCTCTTTTCAAGGAGGGGACCGAAGACTATGAGTGGTTCAATCAAAAAATAGAGAGACCAGTCAAGCCTGTGCAGACATCAAATACTTCTAGCTCTGATGTGCCGAATTCAACCTCATCAGGGCCAACTTTCGACAGCACTCCTCATTTTGAAAGGCCAAGCAACCCGACACCTGCAACAATTGGCACAGCTCCAAAGCTTCCAAGGCAAAATGACATTCCAGGGCCTGTGTTCGATGTGTCCCCCATCTTATTCAAAACACCATCATCGGATGGACCTCAAG TGGTTTTGCACGAAGCATTGGAGGTCAATGTTGAGGCCAGGGACGGGTCTGACAGTCATGGTAAGCAGTCAAAGAAGAAAATGATGGCCCTCTCTCCTGACATTGTGCCAATGATGAAGAAAATTAAGGTCGATGCACATGGTGGTGCCTTACACCAGCA ATGA